A stretch of Streptomyces vietnamensis DNA encodes these proteins:
- a CDS encoding condensation domain-containing protein — MLPAAPHGASPSDHAWYPATRVQQGMWVLDRDELLRPTQLVPTVVEFTGPVDHRALVSAVGRSLSRHPSLRARFRLDVKRRQVEYRTDGPPAEPGFLDAEAEGWTEEEVDNLVRALSAAPFDLARDAPARAEIIRMGAERTLLALNVHHIIFDGVSRGMLLEDIRTLYRAAVDGVEPQLSTPPHPASVVAERTPEEIAEQVAEVVDRLRGAPAEVRLPFPRTPIAGSAESLLGASLATSLDPDTTARVMAVAAQEGCTPFMVGVALLAATLARTGPQRDFLIAFAWPGRDDPDTADVIGMFMTTVVLRVTVGPEDTWHDLLGDVRVSGMEAFVDSDVPLDAVSAALNPDRNALWPPLSPVLVNLDEAPRSVDLTPGITGRLRPLDPMFVKYDLAAFVRLEDTPDGRRLALSLDYPVNVFDTGDVKDFLNALRHSAVDLATFPENPVLEESVRPTATAPAVDLDDPAARLELVRSIWREILDTDDVADDVSFFESGGDSLLLVLLVERLGQVSGREVRTMDLFRSPTVGGQADLIAAAAEPAAAPAAGDRAALLAAARTQGGAAR, encoded by the coding sequence GTGCTGCCCGCGGCACCGCACGGTGCGTCACCGTCCGATCACGCCTGGTATCCGGCCACCCGGGTGCAGCAAGGCATGTGGGTCCTGGACCGGGACGAGCTGCTGCGTCCCACCCAACTGGTCCCCACGGTCGTCGAGTTCACCGGCCCCGTGGACCACCGGGCCCTCGTATCGGCGGTCGGGCGGTCCCTCTCCCGGCACCCCTCGCTCCGGGCCCGCTTCCGGCTCGACGTCAAGCGCCGCCAGGTCGAGTACCGCACCGACGGTCCGCCGGCCGAGCCCGGCTTCCTCGACGCCGAGGCCGAGGGCTGGACCGAGGAGGAGGTCGACAACCTGGTACGGGCCCTGAGCGCCGCGCCCTTCGACCTCGCCCGGGACGCGCCCGCCCGCGCCGAGATCATCCGCATGGGAGCCGAGCGCACCCTGCTCGCGCTCAACGTGCACCACATCATCTTCGACGGGGTGTCCCGCGGCATGCTCCTGGAGGACATCCGCACCCTCTACCGGGCCGCCGTCGACGGGGTCGAGCCACAGCTCAGCACGCCGCCGCACCCCGCCTCCGTCGTCGCCGAGCGCACTCCGGAGGAGATCGCCGAACAGGTCGCCGAAGTCGTCGACCGGCTGCGCGGCGCACCCGCCGAGGTCCGACTGCCCTTTCCCCGCACCCCCATCGCCGGGTCGGCGGAATCGCTGCTCGGAGCCTCTCTCGCCACCTCCCTCGACCCCGACACCACGGCACGGGTCATGGCGGTGGCCGCCCAGGAGGGCTGCACCCCCTTCATGGTCGGCGTCGCACTCCTGGCCGCCACCCTCGCCCGCACCGGACCCCAGCGCGACTTCCTCATCGCCTTCGCCTGGCCGGGGCGTGACGATCCCGACACCGCCGACGTGATCGGGATGTTCATGACCACCGTCGTGCTCCGGGTCACCGTCGGGCCCGAGGACACCTGGCACGACCTGCTCGGCGACGTACGCGTCAGCGGCATGGAGGCGTTCGTCGACAGCGACGTCCCCCTGGACGCGGTGTCCGCCGCCCTCAACCCCGACCGGAACGCCCTGTGGCCGCCACTGTCGCCGGTCCTGGTCAACCTCGACGAGGCGCCCCGGTCCGTGGACCTCACCCCCGGCATCACCGGGAGGCTGCGTCCGCTCGACCCGATGTTCGTCAAGTACGACCTGGCCGCGTTCGTCCGTCTGGAGGACACGCCCGACGGACGACGGCTCGCCCTGTCCCTGGACTACCCGGTCAACGTGTTCGACACCGGCGACGTCAAGGACTTCCTCAACGCTCTGCGGCACAGCGCCGTGGACCTCGCCACCTTCCCGGAGAACCCCGTGCTCGAAGAGTCCGTACGTCCCACCGCCACCGCCCCGGCCGTCGACCTGGACGACCCGGCCGCGCGCCTCGAACTCGTCCGCTCCATCTGGCGCGAGATCCTGGACACCGACGACGTCGCCGACGACGTCAGCTTCTTCGAGTCCGGCGGCGACTCGCTGCTCCTCGTCCTCCTCGTCGAGCGCCTCGGCCAGGTCTCCGGCCGCGAGGTCCGCACCATGGACCTGTTCCGCTCGCCCACCGTCGGCGGCCAGGCCGACCTCATCGCCGCCGCGGCCGAGCCGGCCGCCGCCCCCGCCGCCGGGGACCGGGCCGCGCTCCTCGCCGCCGCCCGCACCCAGGGCGGAGCCGCCCGATGA
- a CDS encoding aldo/keto reductase — protein MKYRVIGSSPETRREVSVLSLGTMTFGTIVDEATSFAILDRFAEAGGTFIDTSNNYAFWVNGTQGGESEELVGRWLKSRGVGDEFTIATKLGARPNQPTTGFSLDVEGLSAKVIRESSERSRERLGIEKIHLLYAHIMDENTPLEETVQGFADVVADGVAGLLGASNHWSWRIERARTLAAAAGVPGYEVLQHHHSYLRQRTDIPSLRSPDGNQGLVSGDLLSYLRANPELTQVSYSPLISGAYVRDDKPLGPGFEHAGTEPRLKAVREVAAETGATVNQVVLSWLMGGDIPVLPLVGASSVAQLEENLGAVELELTPEQRAKLDSVN, from the coding sequence ATGAAGTACCGCGTCATCGGAAGCTCCCCCGAGACCCGCCGCGAGGTCAGCGTACTGAGCCTCGGCACCATGACCTTCGGCACGATCGTCGACGAGGCCACCTCCTTCGCGATCCTCGACCGGTTCGCCGAGGCCGGCGGCACGTTCATCGACACCTCCAACAACTACGCGTTCTGGGTGAACGGCACCCAGGGCGGCGAGAGCGAGGAGCTGGTCGGCCGCTGGCTGAAGAGCCGCGGCGTCGGCGACGAGTTCACCATCGCCACCAAGCTCGGCGCCCGCCCCAACCAGCCCACCACGGGCTTCAGCCTGGACGTGGAGGGCCTGTCCGCCAAGGTCATCCGCGAGTCCTCGGAGCGCAGCCGCGAACGCCTCGGCATCGAGAAGATCCACCTGCTGTACGCGCACATCATGGACGAGAACACCCCGCTGGAGGAGACCGTCCAGGGCTTCGCCGACGTGGTCGCCGACGGTGTGGCCGGCCTTCTCGGCGCGAGCAACCACTGGTCCTGGCGCATCGAGCGCGCCCGCACCCTCGCCGCGGCGGCGGGCGTGCCCGGCTACGAGGTGCTCCAGCACCACCACAGCTACCTGCGCCAGCGCACCGACATCCCGAGCCTGCGCTCGCCCGACGGCAACCAGGGCCTGGTCAGCGGCGACCTGCTCAGCTACCTGCGCGCCAACCCGGAGCTCACGCAGGTCTCGTACTCGCCGCTGATCTCGGGCGCGTACGTACGGGACGACAAGCCGCTCGGCCCCGGCTTCGAGCACGCCGGCACCGAGCCGCGCCTGAAGGCGGTCCGCGAGGTGGCGGCGGAGACCGGCGCCACCGTCAACCAGGTGGTGCTCTCCTGGCTGATGGGCGGCGACATCCCGGTCCTCCCCCTCGTCGGTGCCTCCTCGGTGGCCCAGCTGGAGGAGAAC
- a CDS encoding LuxR C-terminal-related transcriptional regulator has protein sequence MCTRADIGNEGGAGPTAEICADGLQYYADALQGRPASGECPRCLLDLGLVQRVPDGTLAPIPPRLAAGAQMDHMERAIEEKKNALAAMRAAIAQAQEIYLDSYGKGESHLIRVVQGANAISATLSAAVHACQEELLTAQPGGGRPQEMLDKALASDLEAIGRGVSQRTIYQHTIRSHQPTLMYVEHIAQAGGEVRTLDEVFDRLIICDRKVAFIPDPSSERSEIALAVEHPGVVRYLVGIFEHTWQRASPLRSFPSTRLPPLLTDEVRRAILRHMVNGHTDEAIAARLGMSTRSVANHMRWAAELFGSRSRAQLAYLIAKSGFLDDVSE, from the coding sequence ATGTGCACGAGAGCGGACATTGGAAACGAAGGAGGCGCAGGTCCGACCGCCGAGATCTGCGCGGACGGCCTTCAGTACTACGCGGACGCGCTGCAGGGCCGGCCCGCATCCGGTGAATGTCCGCGTTGCCTGCTCGACCTGGGACTCGTCCAGCGCGTGCCCGACGGGACACTGGCCCCGATCCCGCCGCGACTGGCGGCCGGCGCCCAGATGGACCACATGGAACGCGCCATCGAGGAGAAGAAGAACGCCCTGGCGGCCATGCGGGCCGCCATCGCCCAGGCGCAGGAGATCTATCTCGACAGTTACGGCAAGGGGGAGTCGCATCTGATCCGCGTGGTCCAGGGGGCCAACGCGATCAGCGCCACCCTCTCGGCCGCGGTGCACGCCTGCCAGGAGGAACTGCTGACGGCCCAGCCCGGCGGCGGCCGCCCCCAGGAGATGCTGGACAAGGCGCTCGCCAGCGATCTGGAGGCGATCGGGCGGGGAGTGTCGCAGCGGACGATCTACCAGCACACGATCCGCTCCCACCAGCCCACGCTCATGTACGTCGAGCACATCGCGCAGGCGGGCGGCGAGGTGCGGACGCTGGACGAGGTCTTCGACCGGCTGATCATCTGCGACCGCAAGGTCGCCTTCATCCCCGATCCCAGCTCGGAGCGGAGCGAGATCGCGCTCGCCGTGGAGCATCCGGGCGTGGTCCGGTACCTGGTCGGCATCTTCGAGCACACCTGGCAGCGGGCGTCGCCGCTGCGCAGCTTCCCCAGCACCCGGCTGCCCCCGCTGCTGACGGACGAGGTGCGCCGGGCGATCCTGCGGCACATGGTCAACGGCCACACGGACGAGGCGATCGCGGCCCGGCTCGGCATGAGCACCCGCAGCGTGGCCAACCACATGCGCTGGGCGGCGGAGCTGTTCGGCAGCCGCAGCCGGGCGCAGCTGGCGTACCTGATCGCCAAGAGCGGGTTCCTGGACGACGTATCGGAGTGA
- a CDS encoding non-ribosomal peptide synthetase, with translation MTARSLAAEILDLPDGPDAFGDESFISLGGDSLRALRLAAVLQEELGLRVPLMELLGDAPLAQVLDAATPVTAPGPEARADDRNGPAEQSLTPAQRGMWLIERVAGGSPYNLVFRCFTDGGRLDRDVLAKAVAATVARHEGLRTVFRESDDDVVQEILPAYVPELVEHTYVGPAEAFESEVRRQGADLGREPFDLAAAPAYRFGHWAPADVSDERSALVLAAHHMVLDGHAVGQLLREILETYTELTAAADQAVPRDLGTPLAALRRHQEEARARGAWDEQTALWRERLDGVPSVLELPADRQRPAVQDGAGDRLGLDLGPAVTERVAARARALGITPYAFLLGAFGLTLARRTGVRSLLVGVPLLGRGSSELSRLIAVAGNLVPVRVDVDDDLDVAAFLRGVHRSLAAAIDAGDLPFEELVARLGVERSLGCHPLVQVCFGMHDQLVPRELTAGPLRVRIEEGHGGGSQFDLTMLIGHADPSYAGHLEYATSVWHQAEAEGFVADFRAAVGQLADAPDARLEDVRGISAEGRALLDEINASGRDFPVTSLDALFREVAARTPDAVAVRDAEQTLTYGRLAEAAAEQARLLLAAGVRPGDRVLVGVERSVAEAVAVLGVARAGAAYVGIDPTLPDSHVTKILERARPTAALTGPVAGPVAERFAGLGVPAVATWEPDWRPGPADAVATPPADPARLAYVAFTSGSTGQPKGVCVPHRAVIRLVHEAGYVRLGAGERMLRLSPLSFDASTLELWGALLTGAVLEVHPAGLASPTELGAFLQERGITVAWLTAGLFRLVEEFAPESLGGLRQLLTGGDVVPHEHTARLLARHPGIVVTNGYGPTENTTFTTTHSVARAEDVDGPLPIGRPVPGTRVHVLDARRRLLPPGAVGELYTGGDGLADGYLGDEAETARVFGHLSPDVPERLYRTGDLVRVDTSGRLRFLGRADDQVKLRGYRIELSAISDVLTEHPEVQDAVVVVTDGGGADKRLVAAVVLAPDAAVDAVALRDLLTETLPSYMVPTLWAVVDRLPVTANGKVDRRALVAVAKPARRSAGTPVAAVEEPVAAPAPPAVDLERIAGLFAAVIEGEPVTDVTEDTDFFVIGGNSLGAVRLMRKVKQELGATVRLRDFLLSPTPAGLSALVEKAAER, from the coding sequence ATGACGGCCCGCTCACTGGCCGCCGAGATCCTGGACCTCCCGGACGGCCCCGACGCCTTCGGCGACGAGAGCTTCATCTCCCTCGGCGGCGACTCGCTGCGCGCCCTGCGCCTCGCCGCCGTCCTCCAGGAGGAGCTCGGACTGCGCGTGCCGCTCATGGAGCTGCTCGGCGACGCCCCGCTCGCCCAGGTCCTCGACGCCGCCACGCCCGTCACCGCCCCCGGGCCCGAAGCCCGCGCCGACGACCGGAACGGACCGGCCGAGCAGTCGCTCACCCCCGCCCAGCGCGGCATGTGGCTGATCGAGCGGGTCGCCGGCGGCTCCCCGTACAACCTCGTCTTCCGCTGCTTCACCGACGGCGGCCGGCTCGACCGCGACGTGCTCGCCAAGGCCGTCGCCGCCACCGTCGCCCGCCACGAGGGACTGCGGACCGTCTTCCGCGAGAGCGACGACGACGTGGTCCAGGAGATCCTGCCCGCCTACGTACCCGAGCTCGTCGAGCACACCTACGTCGGACCGGCCGAGGCCTTCGAGAGCGAGGTCCGCCGCCAGGGCGCCGACCTCGGCCGCGAGCCCTTCGACCTGGCCGCCGCCCCCGCCTACCGGTTCGGCCACTGGGCCCCCGCCGACGTCTCCGACGAGCGCAGCGCCCTCGTCCTCGCCGCGCACCACATGGTCCTCGACGGCCACGCCGTCGGCCAGCTGCTCCGGGAGATCCTGGAGACGTACACCGAGCTCACCGCCGCGGCCGACCAGGCCGTCCCCCGCGACCTCGGCACTCCGCTCGCGGCCCTGCGCCGCCACCAGGAGGAGGCCAGGGCCCGGGGCGCCTGGGACGAGCAGACCGCGCTCTGGCGCGAGCGCCTCGACGGGGTGCCGTCCGTCCTCGAACTCCCCGCCGACCGGCAGCGCCCGGCCGTCCAGGACGGCGCCGGCGACCGCCTCGGCCTCGACCTCGGTCCCGCCGTCACCGAGCGGGTCGCCGCCCGGGCCCGCGCCCTCGGCATCACCCCGTACGCCTTCCTGCTCGGCGCCTTCGGCCTCACGCTGGCCCGCCGCACCGGAGTCCGCAGCCTCCTGGTGGGCGTGCCCCTGCTCGGCCGCGGCAGCTCCGAGCTGAGCCGCCTCATCGCCGTCGCGGGCAACCTCGTCCCCGTACGCGTCGACGTGGACGACGACCTCGACGTCGCCGCCTTCCTGCGCGGGGTCCACCGCTCGCTCGCCGCCGCCATCGACGCCGGCGACCTGCCCTTCGAGGAACTCGTCGCCCGCCTCGGCGTCGAGCGCAGCCTCGGCTGCCACCCGCTCGTCCAGGTCTGCTTCGGCATGCACGACCAGCTCGTGCCGCGCGAACTGACCGCAGGACCGCTGCGCGTCCGCATCGAGGAGGGCCACGGCGGCGGCTCCCAGTTCGACCTGACCATGCTCATCGGCCATGCCGACCCCTCGTACGCCGGTCACCTGGAGTACGCCACGAGCGTCTGGCACCAGGCGGAGGCGGAGGGCTTCGTCGCCGACTTCCGCGCCGCGGTCGGGCAGCTCGCCGACGCCCCCGACGCCCGGCTCGAGGACGTCCGCGGCATCTCCGCCGAAGGCCGCGCGCTGCTCGACGAGATCAACGCGAGCGGCCGGGACTTCCCCGTCACGTCGCTCGACGCCCTCTTCCGCGAGGTGGCCGCACGGACGCCCGACGCCGTCGCCGTCCGCGACGCCGAGCAGACCCTGACGTACGGTCGACTCGCCGAGGCCGCCGCCGAACAGGCCCGCCTGCTGCTCGCCGCCGGCGTGCGGCCGGGCGACCGGGTCCTGGTGGGCGTGGAGCGCTCGGTGGCCGAGGCCGTCGCCGTCCTCGGCGTGGCCCGGGCGGGCGCCGCGTACGTCGGCATCGACCCGACGCTGCCCGACAGCCACGTCACCAAGATCCTGGAGCGGGCCCGGCCCACCGCCGCCCTCACGGGCCCCGTCGCCGGCCCGGTCGCCGAACGCTTCGCCGGCCTCGGCGTACCCGCCGTCGCGACCTGGGAGCCCGACTGGCGGCCCGGCCCGGCCGACGCCGTGGCCACCCCGCCCGCCGACCCGGCACGCCTGGCGTACGTCGCCTTCACCTCGGGCTCCACCGGGCAGCCCAAGGGGGTGTGCGTCCCGCACCGGGCCGTCATCCGCCTGGTCCACGAGGCCGGTTACGTCCGCCTCGGCGCGGGCGAGCGGATGCTGCGGCTCTCCCCGCTGTCCTTCGACGCCTCCACCCTCGAGCTGTGGGGCGCCCTGCTCACCGGCGCCGTCCTGGAGGTGCACCCGGCCGGCCTCGCCTCGCCGACCGAGCTGGGCGCCTTCCTCCAGGAGCGCGGGATCACCGTCGCCTGGCTGACCGCCGGACTCTTCCGGCTGGTCGAGGAGTTCGCGCCGGAGTCCCTCGGCGGCCTGCGCCAGCTGCTGACCGGCGGCGACGTGGTGCCCCACGAGCACACCGCCCGCCTCCTCGCCCGGCACCCCGGCATCGTCGTCACCAACGGATACGGCCCGACCGAGAACACCACCTTCACCACCACCCACTCGGTGGCGCGCGCCGAGGACGTGGACGGACCGCTGCCCATCGGCCGCCCCGTGCCCGGCACCCGTGTCCACGTCCTCGACGCCCGTCGCCGGCTGCTCCCGCCCGGCGCGGTCGGCGAGCTCTACACCGGCGGTGACGGCCTGGCCGACGGATACCTCGGCGACGAGGCGGAGACGGCCCGGGTGTTCGGGCACCTGTCCCCGGACGTGCCCGAGCGCCTCTACCGCACCGGCGACCTGGTCAGGGTCGACACCAGCGGTCGTCTCCGCTTCCTCGGCCGCGCCGACGACCAGGTCAAGCTGCGCGGCTACCGGATCGAGCTGAGCGCCATCAGCGACGTGCTCACCGAACACCCCGAGGTGCAGGACGCCGTGGTGGTCGTGACCGACGGCGGCGGCGCCGACAAGCGCCTCGTGGCCGCCGTCGTCCTCGCCCCGGACGCGGCCGTCGACGCGGTCGCGCTGCGCGACCTGCTCACCGAGACGCTGCCGTCCTACATGGTGCCGACCCTGTGGGCCGTGGTGGACCGGCTGCCGGTGACCGCCAACGGCAAGGTGGACCGGCGGGCCCTCGTCGCCGTGGCCAAGCCCGCCAGGCGGTCCGCCGGCACCCCCGTGGCGGCCGTCGAGGAGCCTGTGGCCGCTCCGGCTCCGCCCGCGGTGGACCTGGAGCGCATCGCCGGACTGTTCGCCGCCGTCATCGAGGGCGAGCCCGTCACCGACGTCACCGAGGACACCGACTTCTTCGTGATCGGCGGCAACTCCCTCGGCGCCGTACGCCTCATGCGCAAGGTCAAGCAGGAACTGGGCGCGACCGTACGGCTGCGGGACTTCCTGCTGTCGCCCACGCCCGCCGGGCTGAGCGCGCTCGTCGAGAAGGCCGCGGAGCGATGA
- a CDS encoding thioesterase II family protein, whose translation MTAPVRPRRTTTPAPPTGTRWLRRFHTAPADAPRLLVFPHAGGNASYFFPLSAALADHADVLVVQYPGRQERFGEPCVESLHELADLVAAELIRTQDSYLDRPFGIFGHSMGASLAFEVACRLRDAGLPPAALTVSGRRAPSIPAPGAVHLADDELLIADMKLLGGTDEQMLDHPELLAAILPAVRSDYVATETYRFRGATPLDCPVTALIGDIDPRVDEPQALAWRTHTTGAYRLRVYAGGHFYLRPHLDAVASELRADLPATGTDTPDHTPIRKDPS comes from the coding sequence ATGACGGCCCCGGTCAGGCCCCGCAGGACCACGACCCCGGCCCCGCCGACCGGGACGCGGTGGCTGCGCCGGTTCCACACCGCGCCCGCCGACGCCCCGCGCCTCCTCGTCTTCCCCCACGCGGGCGGCAACGCCTCGTACTTCTTTCCGCTCTCGGCCGCACTCGCGGACCACGCCGACGTGCTCGTGGTGCAGTACCCGGGCCGCCAGGAGCGGTTCGGCGAGCCGTGCGTGGAGTCGCTGCACGAGCTGGCCGACCTGGTGGCCGCCGAGCTGATCCGTACTCAGGACTCCTACCTGGACCGGCCGTTCGGCATCTTCGGGCACAGCATGGGCGCCTCCCTCGCCTTCGAGGTGGCCTGCCGGCTCCGCGACGCCGGTCTCCCGCCCGCGGCCCTCACGGTCTCCGGCCGGCGCGCGCCGTCGATCCCCGCGCCGGGCGCGGTGCACCTGGCCGACGACGAGCTGCTCATCGCGGACATGAAGCTCCTCGGCGGCACGGACGAGCAGATGCTCGACCACCCGGAGCTCCTCGCCGCGATCCTGCCCGCCGTCCGCAGCGACTACGTGGCGACCGAGACGTACCGCTTCCGCGGTGCCACGCCACTGGACTGCCCCGTCACAGCCCTGATCGGCGACATCGACCCCCGGGTCGACGAGCCGCAGGCGCTGGCCTGGCGCACCCACACCACCGGCGCCTACCGCCTGCGCGTCTACGCGGGCGGCCACTTCTACCTCCGGCCCCATCTGGACGCCGTCGCGTCCGAACTGCGCGCCGACCTGCCGGCCACCGGGACGGACACCCCGGACCACACCCCCATCCGAAAGGACCCGTCATGA
- a CDS encoding cytochrome P450 — translation MTVYATSAPDVPPLTPPPGCPMHAAATGPADAFDLVDPRLYSDGDPHPLWRHMRSLDTLTRHEVDDERWFWNVVRFDDSDRVLRDTATFTSERGTMLDLLGQDDPASGKQLAATDPPRHTEMQGRLKKALAIKSVDKQREMIRDLVVPLIEPLGDGGTFDFAQAMLAMPMSVTGTMMGLPTADWAWLNRLTTVCIAADDPEYQDPGGREATLKAAHRDLFAYFQDLVRFRRNNLGDDLLSVLISTEFEGRHMASDEIVANCYSLLLGANVTTPHAPNFVMAEFIDSGVLQDWAAHPELDATALEESLRWASPVNHFLRYATRDVEIRNTRIKAGDAVVVWLGSANRDDRVFTRGSEFDIRRKPNKHLAFGIGPHYCIGHSVARVSLKTLFHELFTRFEDFRPAGRPERLRSSFVSGYKHIPIAARPARGGNGRARTTA, via the coding sequence TTGACCGTCTACGCCACATCCGCCCCCGACGTACCGCCGCTCACGCCCCCGCCCGGCTGCCCGATGCACGCCGCGGCGACCGGACCGGCCGACGCCTTCGACCTGGTCGACCCGCGCCTCTACAGCGACGGGGACCCGCATCCGCTCTGGCGCCACATGCGCTCGCTCGACACGCTGACCCGCCACGAGGTCGACGACGAACGCTGGTTCTGGAACGTCGTCCGCTTCGACGACTCCGACCGCGTGCTGCGCGACACCGCGACCTTCACCTCCGAACGCGGCACCATGCTCGACCTGCTGGGCCAGGACGACCCGGCCAGCGGGAAGCAGCTCGCGGCCACCGACCCGCCGCGCCACACCGAGATGCAGGGCCGGCTCAAGAAGGCCCTGGCCATCAAGTCGGTCGACAAGCAGCGCGAGATGATCCGCGACCTGGTCGTGCCGCTCATCGAACCGCTCGGCGACGGCGGCACGTTCGACTTCGCCCAGGCCATGCTCGCGATGCCGATGTCGGTCACCGGAACGATGATGGGCCTCCCCACCGCGGACTGGGCCTGGCTCAACCGGCTCACCACCGTGTGCATCGCCGCCGACGACCCCGAGTACCAGGACCCGGGCGGCCGCGAAGCCACCCTGAAGGCGGCCCACCGCGACCTGTTCGCCTACTTCCAGGACCTCGTCCGCTTCCGCCGCAACAACCTGGGCGACGACCTGCTCAGCGTGCTGATCTCCACCGAGTTCGAGGGCCGGCACATGGCGTCCGACGAGATCGTCGCCAACTGCTACAGCCTGCTGCTCGGCGCGAACGTCACCACCCCGCACGCGCCGAACTTCGTCATGGCCGAGTTCATCGATTCGGGCGTGCTCCAGGACTGGGCCGCCCACCCCGAGCTGGACGCCACCGCCCTGGAGGAGTCGCTGCGCTGGGCCTCCCCGGTCAACCACTTCCTGCGGTACGCCACCCGCGACGTGGAGATCCGCAACACCCGGATCAAGGCCGGGGACGCGGTCGTGGTCTGGCTGGGCTCCGCCAACCGCGACGACCGGGTCTTCACGCGCGGCAGCGAGTTCGACATCCGGCGCAAGCCGAACAAGCACCTCGCGTTCGGCATCGGACCGCACTACTGCATCGGCCACAGCGTCGCCCGGGTCAGCCTCAAGACCCTCTTCCACGAGCTGTTCACCCGCTTCGAGGACTTCCGTCCGGCCGGCCGTCCCGAGCGGCTGCGGTCCAGCTTCGTCTCCGGCTACAAGCACATCCCCATCGCCGCCCGCCCCGCGCGCGGCGGCAACGGGCGGGCGAGGACGACGGCATGA